A section of the Felis catus isolate Fca126 chromosome B2, F.catus_Fca126_mat1.0, whole genome shotgun sequence genome encodes:
- the DSE gene encoding dermatan-sulfate epimerase isoform X5, with amino-acid sequence MGISVPPQSPTHQLHGLAHGKPSSDESRYDASLKSVPPPDFGTPTLHYFEDWGVVTYGSALPAEINRSFLSFKSGKLGGRAIYDIVHRNKYKDWIKGWRNFNAGHEHPDQNSFTFAPNGVPFITEALYGPKYTFFNNVLMFSPAVSKSCFSPWEGQVTEDCSSKWSKYKHDLAASCQGRVVAAVEKNGVVFIRGEGVGAYNPQLNLRSVQRNLILLHPQLLLLVDQIHLGEDSPLETAASFFHNVDVPFEETVVDGVHGAFIRQRDGLYKMYWMDDTGYSEKATFASVTYPRGYPYNGTNYVNVTMHLRSPITRTAYLFIGPSVDVQSFSIHGDSQQLDVFVATSQHAYATYLWTGETTGQSAFAQVIADRQKILFDRSSAIKSTTVPEVKDYAAIVEQNLQHFKPVFQLLEKQILSRVRNTASFRKTAERLLRFSDKRQTEEAIDRIFAISQQQQQQSKSKKNRRAGKRYKFVDAVPDIFAQIEVNEKKIRQKAQILAQKELPIDEDEEMKDLLDFADVTYEKHKNGGLMKGRFGQTRMMTTRSRAPSASYTKLFLILNIAIFFVMLAMQLTYFQRAQSLHGQRCLYAVLLIDSCILLWLYSSCSQSQC; translated from the coding sequence GTATGATGCCAGCTTGAAATCTGTTCCTCCTCCGGATTTTGGCACCCCTACGTTGCATTATTTTGAAGACTGGGGTGTTGTGACTTACGGAAGTGCCCTGCCTGCAGAAATCAATAGATCGTTTCTTTCCTTCAAGTCAGGAAAACTGGGGGGCCGTGCAATATATGACATTGTccacagaaacaaatacaaagattGGATCAAAGGATGGAGAAATTTTAATGCCGGGCACGAGCATCCTGATCAAAACTCATTTACTTTTGCTCCCAATGGTGTGCCTTTCATCACTGAGGCTCTCTATGGGCCAAAGTACACCTTCTTCAACAACGTTTTGATGTTTTCCCCAGCTGTGTCAAAGAGCTGCTTTTCTCCCTGGGAGGGTCAGGTCACGGAAGACTGCTCATCGAAATGGTCTAAATACAAGCATGACCTGGCCGCCAGCTGCCAGGGGAGAGTGGTTGCAGCAGTGGAGAAAAATGGAGTGGTTTTCATCCGAGGGGAAGGTGTGGGAGCTTATAACCCCCAGCTTAATCTGAGGAGTGTGCAGAGGAATCTGATCCTCCTTCATCCACAGCTCCTCCTCCTCGTGGACCAAATACACCTGGGAGAGGACAGCCCCTTGGAGACCGCCGCAAGCTTCTTCCACAATGTGGATGTTCCCTTTGAGGAAACAGTGGTAGATGGGGTCCACGGGGCTTTTATCAGGCAACGGGATGGTCTGTACAAAATGTACTGGATGGATGATACCGGCTACAGTGAGAAAGCAACCTTTGCTTCAGTGACATACCCTCGGGGCTATCCCTACAACGGGACAAACTACGTGAATGTCACCATGCACCTCCGGAGTCCCATCACCAGGACCGCTTACCTCTTTATAGGGCCGTCTGTAGATGTTCAGAGTTTCAGCATCCACGGGGACTCCCAGCAACTGGATGTGTTCGTAGCCACCAGCCAGCATGCCTACGCCACTTACCTTTGGACAGGAGAGACCACGGGACAGTCTGCCTTTGCACAGGTCATTGCAGATCGTCAGAAAATTCTGTTCGACCGGAGTTCAGCCATCAAGAGCACCACTGTGCCCGAGGTGAAGGACTACGCTGCTATTGTGGAACAGAACCTGCAGCATTTTAAGCCAGTGTTCCAGCTGCTGGAGAAGCAGATCCTGTCCCGAGTCCGGAACACAGCTAGCTTTCGGAAGACCGCTGAGCGCCTGCTGAGGTTTTCAGACAAGAGGCAGACGGAGGAGGCCATTGATAGGATTTTTGCCATatcgcagcagcagcagcagcagagcaAGTCAAAGAAAAACCGAAGGGCAGGCAAACGCTATAAATTTGTGGACGCGGTCCCTGATATTTTTGCACAGATTGAGGTCAATGAAAAAAAGATTCGACAGAAAGCTCAGATTCTAGCACAGAAAGAACTGCCCATAGATGAAGATGAAGAGATGAAAGACCTTttagattttgcagatgtaacgTATGAGAAACACAAAAACGGGGGCTTGATGAAAGGCCGGTTTGGACAGACGCGGATGATGACAACTCGCAGCAGAGCCCCTTCCGCTTCGTACACCAAACTATTCCTGATCCTGAACATCGCTATTTTCTTTGTCATGTTGGCAATGCAGCTGACTTATTTCCAGAGGGCCCAGAGCCTGCATGGCCAAAGATGCCTTTACGCAGTCCTTCTCATAGACAGCTGTATTTTACTGTGGTTGTACTCGTCCTGTTCCCAGTCACAGTGTTAG